The following coding sequences are from one Thermanaerothrix sp. window:
- a CDS encoding glycoside hydrolase family 5 protein, with amino-acid sequence MPLIRLFSPCVGGLMAGALLAFGLWIGPCSALAGEKIAFWDIQRKGANFFNHEPTEEWFDAAKALGVQWVRLAYDKWDGEGRDFLLKDADRYRGLSRADLNKLKKVLRWAQERGIKVVIAPLTLPGSRWAQNNGGVRDMRLWRDIAYWAQAEAFWRDLARELKDNPAVGGYNIINEPVPEFRSGLEETASVEEYRAWYRKHRGTPSDLFEFYRRVIAAIREVDGDTPIMVDSGYFARPDAFTYWPSALEDRKVLYAVHMYEPYEFTSHRNFSERKGFSYPGEVPYGGKVERWDRSRLQRYFEPFLRWAEENRIPPNRMVVAEFGCYRRNKGAERYFGDLISFMNRRKLHWAFYAFREDQWDGMDYEIGAGGLGESYWKAVEKGLKPTPPRKDNPLFEVIKREFRRP; translated from the coding sequence GTGCCGTTGATTCGTTTGTTTTCGCCGTGCGTTGGCGGCCTCATGGCGGGGGCCTTGTTGGCCTTTGGGCTGTGGATCGGTCCATGCTCCGCCTTGGCGGGGGAGAAGATAGCCTTTTGGGACATCCAGAGGAAGGGGGCCAACTTCTTCAACCACGAGCCCACGGAGGAGTGGTTCGACGCCGCCAAGGCCCTTGGGGTTCAGTGGGTCAGGCTGGCTTACGACAAGTGGGACGGGGAGGGGCGGGACTTCCTCCTTAAGGACGCGGACCGCTACCGGGGGCTCTCCCGGGCGGATCTCAATAAGCTGAAGAAGGTGCTTCGCTGGGCCCAGGAGAGGGGCATCAAGGTGGTCATAGCCCCCTTGACCCTTCCGGGCAGCCGCTGGGCCCAGAACAACGGCGGCGTAAGGGACATGAGGCTTTGGCGGGACATTGCCTACTGGGCCCAGGCGGAGGCCTTCTGGAGGGACCTCGCCAGGGAGCTTAAGGACAACCCAGCGGTGGGGGGGTACAACATAATAAACGAGCCGGTGCCGGAGTTCCGTTCCGGCCTTGAGGAGACCGCTTCGGTGGAGGAGTACAGGGCCTGGTACCGGAAGCATCGGGGGACCCCTTCGGACCTCTTCGAGTTTTACAGACGGGTGATAGCCGCCATAAGGGAGGTGGACGGGGATACCCCCATAATGGTGGACTCCGGGTATTTTGCAAGGCCCGACGCCTTCACCTACTGGCCCTCGGCCCTTGAGGACCGGAAGGTGCTGTACGCGGTGCACATGTACGAGCCCTACGAGTTCACCAGCCACCGGAACTTCTCTGAGCGCAAGGGGTTCTCCTACCCCGGAGAGGTTCCCTACGGGGGCAAGGTGGAGAGGTGGGACCGGTCAAGGCTCCAGAGGTACTTCGAACCATTTCTTCGATGGGCCGAGGAGAACCGGATACCCCCCAACCGGATGGTGGTGGCGGAGTTCGGCTGTTACAGGAGGAACAAAGGGGCGGAGCGGTACTTCGGGGATCTCATATCCTTCATGAACCGCCGGAAGCTCCACTGGGCCTTTTACGCCTTCCGGGAGGACCAGTGGGACGGCATGGACTACGAGATAGGCGCCGGGGGCCTTGGGGAGTCCTACTGGAAGGCGGTGGAGAAGGGCCTTAAGCCGACTCCGCCGAGGAAGGACAATCCCCTCTTTGAGGTGATAAAAAGGGAGTTCCGGCGTCCCTAG
- a CDS encoding bifunctional adenosylcobinamide kinase/adenosylcobinamide-phosphate guanylyltransferase, whose translation MERVLILGGVRSGKSRLAESLVRAEGPVLYCATAEVLDREMDERVRLHRMRRPAGWLTWEGRPEELEAAVRSFDGDVLVDCLTLWLSRICLADPAFDGPLEGWRDLFGRALGMTEALFRAPVKGRMVVVSNEVGFSLVPTNPMGRRFQELQGTANSLAAGFCHRVALVAAGIPIWLKG comes from the coding sequence GTGGAGAGGGTTTTGATCTTGGGAGGCGTAAGGAGCGGCAAGAGCCGCCTTGCGGAGTCCCTGGTGAGGGCCGAAGGCCCGGTGCTTTACTGCGCCACCGCGGAGGTGTTGGACCGTGAGATGGATGAGCGGGTGAGGCTTCATCGGATGAGGCGTCCTGCGGGGTGGCTCACCTGGGAGGGGCGTCCCGAGGAGTTGGAGGCGGCCGTAAGGTCCTTCGATGGGGACGTCCTGGTGGATTGTCTTACCCTTTGGCTCAGCCGGATCTGCCTTGCAGATCCCGCCTTTGACGGTCCCCTGGAGGGCTGGAGGGATCTTTTTGGCAGGGCCCTTGGGATGACGGAGGCCCTCTTCAGGGCCCCCGTCAAGGGACGGATGGTGGTGGTGTCCAACGAGGTGGGCTTCTCCCTGGTGCCCACTAACCCAATGGGTCGGCGCTTCCAGGAGCTCCAGGGAACGGCCAACTCTTTGGCGGCGGGGTTTTGCCACCGGGTGGCTTTGGTTGCCGCGGGGATACCCATATGGCTGAAGGGATGA
- a CDS encoding FAD-dependent oxidoreductase, with the protein MSGTGGKRVVVVGGVACGAKAASRLRRLRPDWDITIVDKSDTLSYAACGMPFFLEGAVPDFKELLSTPAGVIRDANFFRNVKGIHVLTGHMATGVDRSRKAVLMVDVETGGAKELPYDYLVLATGASPVMPDLPGIDLNGVSPLWTPRNALEIRSALDGGTVKEAVVVGAGLVGLEAAEAMAKRGVRVTVVELLDRPLAALLDHEFGARLAKAIRSYGVEFIPSCKVEGFEGSCGVLSGVVTDRGTISAQLALVSVGVRPNSQLAKDAGLEIGAAGGVKVDPSMRTSDPYIYAGGDCVETYNRVTGGPARQPMGSTANRHGRVIADNIAGVGGQFNGIIGTAVMRFFKHTVGRTGLSEEAARQAGFDPVGVTVTGSDKPHFMEGSGPVVIRIVADRKTRRVLGGQLFGAGQVDKRLDVLACAVYSAMTVDQLADMDHAYAPPFSSALDVMTHAANHLRNLLDQHVNTCLLYTSPSPRD; encoded by the coding sequence GTGAGCGGAACGGGCGGGAAACGGGTGGTGGTGGTAGGCGGTGTGGCCTGTGGGGCCAAGGCGGCGTCCAGGCTTCGGCGGCTAAGGCCCGATTGGGACATAACCATAGTGGACAAGTCCGATACCTTAAGCTATGCGGCGTGCGGGATGCCCTTCTTCCTGGAGGGTGCGGTGCCGGACTTCAAGGAGCTACTGTCCACCCCCGCGGGGGTCATAAGGGATGCCAACTTCTTCCGCAACGTGAAGGGCATCCATGTTTTGACCGGCCACATGGCCACCGGCGTAGACCGCTCCCGCAAGGCGGTCTTGATGGTGGACGTTGAGACCGGCGGCGCCAAGGAGCTTCCCTACGACTACCTGGTGCTTGCCACCGGCGCCTCCCCGGTGATGCCGGACCTGCCGGGGATAGACCTCAACGGGGTGAGCCCCCTTTGGACCCCCAGGAACGCCCTTGAGATCCGTTCTGCCCTGGACGGCGGGACCGTCAAGGAGGCGGTGGTGGTGGGCGCCGGCCTGGTGGGGCTGGAGGCGGCGGAGGCCATGGCCAAGAGGGGCGTAAGGGTTACGGTGGTGGAGCTCCTGGACCGTCCCCTGGCGGCTCTTTTGGACCATGAGTTCGGGGCCCGGCTGGCCAAGGCCATAAGGAGCTATGGGGTGGAGTTCATCCCCTCCTGCAAGGTGGAGGGCTTCGAGGGAAGCTGCGGGGTCCTGTCGGGGGTGGTGACAGACCGGGGGACCATAAGCGCCCAGCTCGCCCTGGTCAGCGTGGGTGTGAGGCCCAACTCCCAGCTGGCTAAGGACGCGGGGCTTGAGATAGGCGCCGCGGGAGGGGTTAAGGTGGATCCCTCCATGCGGACCAGCGATCCTTACATATACGCCGGGGGAGACTGCGTGGAGACCTATAACCGCGTCACCGGAGGTCCTGCAAGGCAGCCCATGGGGTCCACCGCCAACCGGCACGGCCGGGTGATAGCGGACAACATAGCGGGGGTGGGAGGCCAGTTCAACGGGATCATAGGGACCGCCGTCATGAGGTTCTTCAAGCACACCGTGGGCCGCACGGGCCTTTCGGAAGAGGCAGCAAGGCAGGCGGGTTTTGACCCCGTGGGGGTCACCGTGACGGGCTCCGACAAGCCCCACTTCATGGAGGGTTCCGGCCCGGTGGTGATCCGCATCGTGGCGGACCGTAAGACCCGCCGGGTGCTGGGGGGACAGCTCTTCGGCGCCGGCCAGGTGGACAAGAGGCTGGACGTGTTGGCCTGCGCGGTCTACTCGGCCATGACGGTGGACCAGCTGGCGGACATGGACCACGCCTACGCGCCCCCCTTCTCCTCCGCCCTGGACGTGATGACCCACGCCGCCAACCACCTGCGCAACCTCCTGGACCAGCACGTTAACACCTGTCTCTTATACACATCTCCGAGCCCACGAGAC
- a CDS encoding adenosylcobinamide-GDP ribazoletransferase → MAEGMMGYLFFIPRGFSVMWNLLTRLPRLGDRYPSEDQPGVLAMAPLVGGFMGLAVGAAVLGIRDGAPDLLVGAISGGAYALLGWSLHLDGFADLWDGLGSGRRGEAMREVMKDSRSGAFGVMGLAFGLLIWCSACGDLHGLRLPLGLALGGALGRFSLLVCAFFGKYPWGSGLGRVFVGRIKLRHLALGTLWCVPFGAFAPPRLIVGLMGFTGLLGALVAVWMNRRMGGVNGDVLGACEVLAEIGVLAALAKFM, encoded by the coding sequence ATGGCTGAAGGGATGATGGGATACCTCTTCTTCATACCCCGGGGCTTTTCGGTCATGTGGAACCTGCTTACCCGGCTGCCAAGGCTTGGGGATCGGTACCCGTCGGAGGACCAGCCGGGGGTGCTTGCCATGGCCCCACTGGTGGGGGGATTCATGGGCCTTGCGGTGGGGGCGGCGGTCCTTGGTATTCGAGATGGGGCGCCGGACCTCTTGGTGGGGGCCATTTCGGGAGGGGCTTACGCCCTTTTGGGCTGGTCGCTGCACTTAGATGGGTTCGCGGACCTATGGGACGGCCTTGGCTCCGGCCGAAGGGGCGAGGCCATGCGGGAGGTCATGAAGGACAGCCGCTCCGGCGCCTTCGGGGTCATGGGATTGGCGTTCGGCCTTTTAATCTGGTGCTCCGCCTGCGGGGATCTGCATGGCCTCCGCCTGCCCCTGGGGCTAGCCCTAGGCGGCGCTTTGGGGCGGTTTTCCCTCCTGGTCTGTGCCTTCTTTGGGAAATACCCTTGGGGCTCGGGGCTTGGCAGGGTCTTTGTGGGGCGGATCAAGCTGCGCCACCTGGCCCTTGGGACACTCTGGTGCGTCCCCTTCGGGGCCTTTGCCCCGCCGCGTCTTATCGTGGGGCTCATGGGCTTCACTGGCCTTTTGGGGGCCCTGGTGGCGGTTTGGATGAACCGAAGGATGGGTGGAGTTAACGGAGATGTGCTGGGGGCCTGTGAAGTTCTGGCTGAGATCGGGGTTTTGGCGGCTCTTGCGAAATTCATGTAG
- a CDS encoding rubrerythrin family protein: MRGMKTHDNLMSAFAGESQANRKYLAFAKVAEKEGHRLAAKMFLAAAEAETIHAHGHLKAAGGIGDTASNLKAAVGGETYEYTQMYPPFIEDAKAEGNDEAVRTFTYANEAEKVHAKLFQEVLDKLGTDDGDEFFVCTVCGHVHKGKEAPEECPICRSKSGAYKMV, encoded by the coding sequence ATGAGAGGCATGAAGACCCACGACAACCTGATGAGCGCCTTTGCGGGAGAGTCCCAGGCCAACCGCAAGTACCTGGCCTTCGCCAAGGTGGCGGAGAAGGAGGGGCACCGTCTGGCGGCAAAGATGTTCCTTGCCGCGGCGGAGGCGGAGACCATACACGCCCACGGGCATCTCAAGGCCGCTGGAGGCATAGGGGACACCGCGTCGAACCTCAAGGCCGCGGTGGGCGGCGAGACCTACGAGTACACCCAGATGTACCCCCCCTTCATCGAGGACGCCAAGGCGGAGGGCAACGATGAGGCGGTGAGGACCTTCACCTACGCCAACGAGGCGGAGAAGGTGCACGCCAAGCTCTTCCAGGAGGTGCTGGACAAGCTGGGCACCGACGACGGGGACGAGTTCTTCGTCTGCACCGTCTGCGGCCATGTTCACAAGGGCAAGGAGGCCCCAGAGGAGTGTCCCATATGCCGCTCCAAGTCCGGGGCTTACAAGATGGTTTAA
- a CDS encoding threonine/serine dehydratase, with the protein MNKLPINPSITDSLMAYRFLKLRVRHTPTEISKPLSALTGAQVYLKWENQQLCGAFKVRGALFKMHSLDQEKRAKGVVTASSGNHAQGVAMAANSLGVKAVICVPSTCPDTKKEAISRLGGQWVELKVLEGSYDQAEEEALRLSRQEGMEFISAFEDHHIVCGASTIGIEMMMDQPDLDVIIVPAGGGGLMNGVALAACHLRPGIRVYGVQSEASNPYVVSWEDGVVKDVEYLPTLADGLAGYIPQSLLDLAKTRMAGMLQVTEVSIGRAMAFLLHHHHQVVEGSGAVGVAALLEGAMDLRGLKVGIIISGGNVDSHRLLQVLEQHLEEVKNL; encoded by the coding sequence TTGAACAAGCTGCCCATAAACCCATCCATCACCGATTCACTAATGGCGTACCGTTTTCTGAAGCTCCGGGTAAGGCACACCCCCACGGAGATCTCCAAGCCCTTAAGCGCCCTTACCGGCGCCCAGGTATACCTGAAATGGGAGAACCAGCAGCTATGCGGGGCCTTCAAGGTCCGGGGGGCCCTCTTCAAGATGCACAGCCTGGACCAGGAGAAGAGGGCCAAAGGGGTGGTGACCGCCTCCAGCGGCAACCACGCCCAGGGGGTCGCCATGGCGGCTAACTCCCTAGGGGTTAAGGCCGTCATATGCGTGCCCTCCACGTGCCCTGATACGAAGAAGGAGGCCATATCAAGGCTCGGAGGACAGTGGGTGGAGCTAAAGGTGCTGGAGGGCTCCTACGACCAAGCGGAAGAGGAAGCCTTGAGGCTCTCCAGGCAGGAGGGAATGGAGTTCATCTCCGCCTTCGAGGACCATCACATAGTATGTGGAGCCTCCACCATAGGGATCGAGATGATGATGGACCAGCCGGATCTGGACGTGATAATAGTCCCCGCCGGCGGAGGAGGGCTCATGAACGGGGTAGCCCTGGCGGCCTGCCACCTGCGCCCCGGCATCCGGGTATACGGGGTCCAGTCCGAGGCGTCCAACCCATACGTGGTGTCCTGGGAGGACGGGGTAGTAAAAGACGTGGAGTACCTTCCCACCCTGGCGGACGGCCTTGCGGGGTACATCCCCCAGAGCCTTTTGGACCTGGCCAAGACCCGCATGGCGGGGATGCTGCAGGTGACCGAGGTCTCCATCGGGAGGGCCATGGCGTTCCTCCTGCACCATCACCACCAGGTGGTTGAGGGCTCCGGGGCGGTGGGGGTGGCGGCCCTGCTGGAGGGGGCCATGGACCTAAGGGGACTGAAGGTTGGGATAATCATCTCCGGCGGGAACGTGGACTCCCACCGGCTCCTCCAGGTGTTGGAGCAACACTTGGAGGAGGTTAAAAACCTGTAA